One Solirubrobacterales bacterium DNA window includes the following coding sequences:
- a CDS encoding NAD+ synthase has protein sequence MNVSPNIPSRVELALAQINPIVGDLVGNADLIISQIARAEAEGAQIVVFPELALSGYPPEDLVLREDFLVAARAQLERVASHATSIVSLVGYPMAHPEGVANALSVLADGEVVASYRKQILPNYGVFDERRYFIPGDEPLVINAGGIPIGLSICEDVWFDDPVYSGLAKLGARLILNASASPFHIGKAREREKMLSERANRFDLPIAYCNIVGGQDELVYDGASVVIDSNGEVIARAPQFESELLRCAVDLADPPSRVNPGFAGVDLPVGTAAQAIIAPNTEPREHETYAALMMGIRDYVGKNGFKGVLVGVSGGIDSALVLALACDALGPESVTAVTMPSPFNSAETRADGRELIERLSCPSHEFSIEPMMQSFDAALSPVFAGRKPDQTEENVQARIRGLLLMALSNKFGSMVLTTGNKSEMAVGYATLYGDMAGGFAALKDVPKQLVFALSRWRNHEIPTGSLGGAESPIPVGIIDRPPSAELRLDQSDEATLGSYAELDSIIEQYIEQDLGLDEIVQSGADREFAQRILRMIDLAEYKRRQAPPGVKITHRAFGRDRRMPITARRRYF, from the coding sequence ATGAACGTCTCTCCAAATATCCCGTCTCGCGTGGAACTAGCGTTGGCCCAGATCAACCCGATCGTCGGGGATCTCGTCGGCAACGCCGATCTGATCATCTCGCAAATTGCTCGCGCAGAGGCTGAGGGCGCTCAGATCGTCGTGTTTCCCGAGCTCGCGCTTTCTGGATATCCACCCGAGGATCTCGTACTGCGCGAGGACTTCCTCGTAGCCGCGCGCGCTCAGCTCGAACGAGTTGCATCGCATGCGACATCGATCGTTTCGCTGGTCGGCTATCCGATGGCCCATCCCGAGGGCGTAGCCAATGCCCTGTCGGTACTGGCAGATGGCGAAGTTGTCGCCAGCTACCGCAAGCAGATTCTGCCCAACTACGGCGTCTTCGATGAACGCCGCTATTTCATTCCCGGCGACGAGCCGCTCGTGATCAACGCTGGCGGCATTCCGATCGGACTCTCAATCTGCGAAGACGTCTGGTTTGACGATCCCGTGTACAGCGGGCTCGCCAAGCTCGGGGCGCGACTGATCCTGAATGCCTCGGCGTCGCCATTTCACATCGGGAAGGCGCGGGAGCGAGAAAAAATGCTCAGCGAGCGCGCGAATCGCTTTGACCTGCCGATCGCCTACTGCAACATTGTCGGCGGTCAGGATGAGCTGGTCTACGACGGCGCAAGCGTCGTGATCGATTCGAACGGCGAAGTGATCGCACGGGCCCCACAATTCGAGTCAGAGTTGTTGCGCTGCGCAGTAGATCTGGCCGATCCGCCCAGTCGCGTCAATCCCGGCTTCGCGGGTGTCGACCTTCCGGTCGGTACTGCCGCGCAGGCAATCATCGCGCCCAACACTGAACCGCGCGAGCACGAGACCTACGCGGCGCTCATGATGGGGATCCGTGATTACGTCGGAAAGAACGGTTTCAAAGGCGTTCTGGTCGGAGTTTCGGGCGGAATCGACTCAGCCCTCGTTCTTGCACTGGCCTGCGACGCCTTGGGACCGGAATCCGTCACCGCGGTGACGATGCCTTCCCCATTCAACAGCGCCGAGACCCGCGCCGACGGTCGCGAGCTGATCGAACGACTCTCCTGCCCCAGCCATGAGTTCTCGATCGAGCCGATGATGCAGAGTTTCGACGCCGCCCTCTCCCCCGTGTTTGCCGGTCGCAAACCGGATCAGACTGAGGAAAACGTCCAGGCGCGCATCCGCGGTCTCCTTTTGATGGCCCTCTCCAACAAGTTCGGATCGATGGTTCTGACGACCGGAAACAAGAGCGAGATGGCGGTTGGATACGCGACGCTCTATGGCGACATGGCCGGCGGTTTCGCGGCCCTGAAGGATGTTCCCAAACAACTCGTGTTCGCCCTTTCGCGCTGGCGCAATCACGAGATCCCGACGGGCTCACTCGGCGGGGCCGAGTCGCCGATTCCAGTCGGCATCATCGACCGCCCCCCGTCTGCGGAGCTCCGCCTCGACCAGTCCGATGAGGCGACGCTCGGCAGTTATGCCGAGCTCGACTCGATCATCGAGCAATACATCGAGCAGGACCTCGGCCTCGACGAGATTGTTCAGTCCGGCGCAGATCGCGAATTCGCACAGCGCATCCTGCGGATGATCGACCTCGCCGAGTACAAGCGCCGGCAAGCGCCACCTGGAGTGAAGATCACGCACCGGGCATTTGGGCGCGATCGTCGCATGCCGATCACGGCTCGCCGTCGCTACTTCTAA
- a CDS encoding beta-phosphoglucomutase family hydrolase produces the protein MTPPQPTQIGLREGVTTLLFDLDGVITKTAVVHSAAWKEMFDAFLATQDDQPPFDPRVDYDKYVDGKPRYDGVRSFLASRGITLPDGNPSDPPDTQTVSGLGNRKNVLVSALIERDGVEAYPGTVKYLEAAKAAGFRMAVVSSSANCRAILESCNLVDDFEEIMDGVVAAERGIKGKPAPDTFLAAAGTLGADASQAVVFEDALAGVEAGRAGGFGLVVGVDRVGQAEALKEHGADIVVDDLEELIPT, from the coding sequence ATGACGCCGCCGCAGCCAACGCAGATCGGCCTCAGGGAGGGCGTCACCACGCTGCTCTTTGATCTGGACGGGGTTATCACCAAGACCGCGGTCGTGCACTCCGCGGCTTGGAAGGAAATGTTCGACGCGTTCCTCGCGACGCAGGACGATCAGCCTCCGTTTGATCCTCGCGTCGACTACGACAAGTACGTCGACGGCAAGCCACGCTACGACGGCGTGCGTTCATTTCTGGCCTCTCGCGGGATCACATTGCCGGACGGCAATCCGTCAGATCCACCTGACACTCAGACGGTCAGCGGCCTGGGCAATCGCAAGAACGTCCTGGTCAGCGCCCTGATCGAGCGTGACGGCGTCGAGGCCTATCCGGGGACGGTCAAGTACCTCGAGGCCGCCAAGGCGGCTGGCTTCCGGATGGCAGTCGTTTCGTCGAGCGCGAACTGCCGGGCAATTCTCGAGAGCTGCAACCTGGTCGATGACTTCGAGGAGATCATGGACGGGGTGGTGGCCGCCGAGCGCGGGATCAAAGGCAAGCCCGCGCCAGACACATTCCTCGCCGCCGCCGGGACGCTCGGCGCGGACGCTTCTCAGGCAGTCGTCTTTGAGGACGCGCTCGCCGGCGTGGAGGCTGGGCGCGCAGGCGGCTTTGGTCTGGTCGTCGGAGTCGATCGCGTCGGTCAGGCAGAGGCACTGAAAGAACACGGGGCGGACATCGTTGTTGACGATCTTGAGGAGTTGATTCCCACGTGA
- a CDS encoding FHA domain-containing protein, giving the protein MALHCPECGFVNPAGANYCQKCGAYLAEEVAPGTTTAQYDLGETAEGESVNPSETPADGPSLVIRTGGRAGDSFTLDGDRFSVGRDTDSDVFLDDVTVSRNHAVIVRRADGLHIDDLGSLNGSYVNRRRIESHFLADGDELQIGKFKLTFLER; this is encoded by the coding sequence GTGGCGCTGCATTGCCCCGAATGCGGCTTCGTAAACCCCGCTGGGGCAAACTACTGCCAGAAGTGCGGCGCGTACCTCGCCGAGGAGGTCGCTCCCGGCACCACGACGGCGCAATACGACTTGGGCGAGACCGCAGAGGGTGAGAGCGTGAATCCCTCAGAGACGCCCGCTGACGGCCCCTCACTGGTCATCCGCACCGGCGGCCGCGCCGGCGACAGCTTCACGCTCGACGGAGATCGATTCAGCGTTGGGCGCGACACCGACTCAGACGTTTTCCTCGACGACGTCACGGTCTCCCGCAACCACGCAGTGATCGTGCGCCGCGCCGACGGCCTGCACATCGATGACCTCGGCTCGCTGAACGGCAGCTATGTCAACCGACGCCGCATCGAGTCCCACTTTCTCGCCGACGGCGACGAACTTCAAATCGGCAAATTCAAGCTGACCTTCCTGGAGCGTTGA
- a CDS encoding MerR family transcriptional regulator → MAIEQQTSINAASPNGSSGEGEVTIVPREKALTIGAVRKTLEKEFGDVSISKIRYLEDQKLLTPRRTEGGYRVYTQDDVARLRTILRLQRDEYLPLRVIRQELSAGRSEEELPPRSAQPARGTRRFSLTDEQSQTLYAADDVLADTGAPADLVRELIDFGLVTGSSRAGATYFDQTEREIIRAVTELARYGVSGRNLRVFKTSADRESALLEQIFAPGLRSRSREARGDAVEALENLTAVTSHLKHLLLVRDLRRLVTTRG, encoded by the coding sequence ATGGCAATCGAGCAGCAGACTTCAATCAACGCAGCATCACCCAACGGCTCGTCCGGCGAGGGTGAGGTGACGATCGTCCCGCGCGAGAAGGCGCTGACGATCGGCGCAGTGCGTAAGACGCTCGAAAAGGAGTTCGGCGACGTCTCGATCTCCAAGATTCGCTACCTCGAAGACCAGAAGCTGCTCACGCCCAGGCGCACTGAAGGCGGCTACCGCGTCTACACGCAGGACGACGTCGCGCGCTTGCGCACGATCCTGCGTCTCCAGCGCGACGAATACTTGCCACTTCGCGTAATTCGCCAAGAACTCTCGGCCGGTCGCTCAGAAGAAGAACTGCCACCGCGCTCTGCGCAGCCCGCACGCGGCACGCGCCGCTTCAGCCTGACTGATGAACAGTCACAGACGCTCTATGCAGCGGACGACGTCCTCGCTGACACAGGCGCGCCCGCTGACCTCGTCAGGGAATTGATCGACTTCGGCCTCGTCACCGGATCGAGCAGGGCCGGAGCAACGTACTTCGATCAGACTGAGCGCGAGATCATCCGTGCCGTGACCGAACTCGCTCGCTATGGCGTGTCTGGCCGCAACCTGCGCGTATTCAAGACGTCAGCAGACCGCGAGTCTGCGCTGCTTGAACAGATTTTCGCTCCGGGCCTGCGCTCGCGTAGTCGTGAAGCGCGCGGAGACGCGGTCGAAGCGCTGGAGAACCTCACCGCTGTGACTTCGCACCTCAAACACCTTTTGCTTGTGCGCGATCTGCGTCGACTGGTAACGACCCGCGGCTAG
- a CDS encoding thioesterase family protein: MNDAQRESPDTLSFDEASRVEGRERHYTATVHPSWDGPLTTHGGLLAALTLNAIDAEINRDDVLEPRSLTCHYLRPPRHGPIEIFVDPLRRGRRFASSRATISQGGKPCIAALATHSARDLPEVDAWALSPPKVAPPPAREDPPISFEEVMAGGEGWFEMPEGIAAFFHRFLLAPRFGHAPFAGPPVDPEVGTSNGGWIATRQPRPIDVSWLLFMVDALWPSIFQPIRTPIIAPTLDLTTHIRASIPPGGLPDQPLLVHNLTRAVAGGLSDSDSFVYGVDGTLLAQARQLQLVAPMEV, encoded by the coding sequence ATGAATGACGCGCAGCGAGAGTCGCCGGACACGCTTTCCTTCGACGAGGCCAGTCGGGTCGAAGGCCGAGAGCGGCACTACACCGCCACCGTTCATCCGAGCTGGGACGGGCCGCTGACCACGCATGGAGGCCTGCTCGCAGCGCTCACGTTGAACGCGATCGACGCAGAGATCAATCGCGACGACGTGCTTGAGCCGCGCTCTCTCACGTGTCACTACTTGCGGCCGCCGCGGCACGGTCCGATTGAGATATTTGTCGATCCGCTCCGCCGCGGACGACGTTTTGCCTCGTCTCGCGCCACGATCTCGCAGGGCGGAAAACCCTGCATCGCAGCGCTGGCCACGCACTCGGCGCGAGACCTTCCCGAGGTTGACGCCTGGGCCCTCTCACCTCCCAAAGTCGCCCCGCCGCCCGCGCGTGAAGACCCACCGATCTCGTTCGAGGAAGTCATGGCGGGGGGAGAGGGTTGGTTTGAAATGCCCGAAGGGATCGCAGCTTTCTTCCATCGTTTCCTCCTGGCGCCGCGCTTTGGGCATGCGCCCTTCGCAGGTCCGCCAGTCGACCCCGAGGTCGGAACGTCAAACGGTGGATGGATCGCAACTCGACAGCCACGTCCGATCGACGTCAGCTGGTTGCTCTTCATGGTTGACGCACTTTGGCCCTCGATTTTCCAGCCGATCAGAACGCCGATAATCGCGCCGACCCTCGACCTGACCACCCACATTCGAGCTTCGATTCCGCCAGGGGGATTGCCCGACCAGCCGCTGCTCGTGCACAACCTCACCCGAGCGGTCGCGGGAGGACTTTCGGACTCCGATTCATTCGTTTATGGAGTCGACGGCACACTGCTCGCGCAGGCTCGTCAGTTGCAACTCGTGGCGCCTATGGAAGTCTGA
- a CDS encoding CDP-alcohol phosphatidyltransferase family protein, which translates to MARERGFKRIAGIDRSGGPDELTSGNQPWRPCTIPNFIGYARALLIPIFFVLAWNSPDGRDSTANIALFICGASDYLDGLAARLTGQFSRLGTLLDPLIDRLMILAAGVIIYKFELLPLYLILLVFIREALMLVLSVPALMKGIEIKVNWIGRLAVWPLMGGGMLALYLDTWVANALVWIGVLGSYAASWLYFKAVWPQLRAKPQP; encoded by the coding sequence ATGGCTCGCGAGCGCGGTTTCAAACGGATCGCCGGCATCGACCGGTCCGGGGGTCCAGATGAGCTCACCAGCGGCAATCAGCCCTGGCGCCCCTGCACGATCCCCAACTTCATCGGCTACGCACGAGCGCTGCTGATCCCGATCTTCTTCGTGCTCGCGTGGAACTCGCCGGACGGTCGCGACTCGACGGCAAACATCGCGCTGTTCATCTGCGGGGCGAGTGACTACCTGGACGGCTTGGCCGCTCGCCTGACCGGTCAGTTCAGTCGGCTCGGCACGCTACTCGATCCCTTGATCGACCGCCTGATGATTCTGGCCGCCGGTGTCATCATCTACAAGTTCGAGCTGCTCCCGCTCTATCTGATTCTGCTCGTGTTCATACGCGAGGCGTTGATGTTGGTGCTTTCAGTGCCCGCGCTTATGAAGGGCATTGAGATCAAGGTCAACTGGATCGGTCGCCTGGCGGTCTGGCCCTTGATGGGGGGCGGCATGCTCGCGCTCTACCTTGATACCTGGGTCGCAAACGCGCTCGTCTGGATTGGCGTGCTGGGTTCGTACGCCGCCTCGTGGTTGTATTTCAAAGCCGTCTGGCCGCAGCTGCGCGCAAAACCTCAACCGTAG
- a CDS encoding proline--tRNA ligase, translating into MTRLSEYLLPTEKQAPADAEAISHKLMVRAGLIRQIGAGLWTYLPAGWRVQRKVEQIIREEMDRSGAMEILMPVIQPADLWEKTGRIGISELFRLKDRKDTDMVLAMTGEEAVTNHIAREVRSYRDLPLTLYQFQTKGRDEPRPRAGMLRTREFTMKDAYSFDRDEDGLARSYDIQANAYKRIFDRIGLEWYMVESDVGMMGGSRADEYMAPCAAGEDNVALAAGYAANVEIATGTPAPRVAGPDLDAPEEVATPGQTTIEQVATALNVAQSTLLKAMPMIDEEDGTPLLVILRGDHSLNEIKLQNAIGRPLRQARDAEIEKHFNSPTGYTGPLRQSVRIVTDRACEGEAGGWVAGANRADTHVKGVKIGRDFETEFADVRTVVAGDLSPGGDPIEIVPAIEIGNIFKLGTRYSEALGATFLDEEGKEHAIVMGSYGIGPARVVAAVVEQLADAAGIVWPKAIAPFHVHLVVLGKDPEGPERVAANNLYEELIEAGLEVIYDDRSAGPGVKFADAELLGCPIRITLGARSLESGELELQIRRGQENKSIPIEGAVKAIQAELDAVD; encoded by the coding sequence ATGACACGCCTGAGCGAATATCTCCTGCCGACCGAGAAGCAAGCCCCTGCCGACGCCGAGGCAATCTCGCACAAATTGATGGTTCGAGCGGGCCTCATCCGTCAGATCGGAGCTGGCCTCTGGACCTACCTTCCCGCTGGCTGGAGGGTCCAACGCAAGGTTGAGCAGATCATCCGAGAAGAAATGGACCGCTCCGGCGCGATGGAGATCCTCATGCCGGTCATCCAACCGGCGGACCTCTGGGAGAAAACCGGGCGAATCGGCATCTCAGAGCTCTTCAGGCTCAAAGACCGCAAGGACACGGACATGGTGCTGGCCATGACCGGTGAAGAAGCCGTCACCAACCACATCGCTCGCGAAGTGCGCTCCTACCGTGACCTTCCGCTCACGCTCTACCAATTTCAGACGAAGGGCCGTGACGAGCCCCGACCGCGCGCGGGAATGCTGCGCACGCGCGAGTTCACGATGAAGGACGCGTACAGCTTCGATCGCGACGAGGATGGGCTTGCCCGTTCTTACGACATCCAGGCCAACGCCTACAAGCGCATTTTCGATCGAATCGGCCTCGAGTGGTACATGGTCGAGTCGGATGTCGGAATGATGGGGGGATCCCGCGCCGACGAATACATGGCCCCGTGCGCCGCTGGTGAGGACAATGTCGCGCTGGCCGCTGGCTACGCCGCGAACGTCGAGATCGCCACCGGAACGCCCGCGCCGCGTGTCGCCGGTCCTGATCTCGACGCACCGGAGGAGGTCGCTACGCCCGGCCAGACGACGATCGAGCAGGTGGCTACCGCCCTGAACGTTGCGCAGAGCACGCTCCTGAAGGCGATGCCGATGATCGACGAAGAGGATGGCACGCCGCTGCTCGTGATCCTCCGGGGTGACCACTCGCTGAACGAGATCAAGCTGCAGAACGCAATCGGGCGTCCATTGCGGCAGGCCAGAGATGCCGAGATCGAGAAACACTTCAACTCGCCGACGGGGTACACGGGCCCGCTCCGCCAATCCGTACGCATCGTCACCGATCGCGCCTGCGAGGGCGAGGCAGGCGGTTGGGTCGCCGGAGCGAACAGAGCCGACACCCACGTCAAGGGCGTCAAGATCGGCCGTGACTTCGAGACAGAGTTTGCCGACGTTCGAACCGTCGTTGCCGGTGACCTCTCACCGGGAGGCGACCCGATCGAGATCGTTCCGGCGATCGAGATCGGCAACATCTTCAAACTCGGTACTCGCTACAGCGAGGCGTTGGGAGCAACGTTCCTCGACGAAGAGGGCAAGGAACACGCGATCGTCATGGGAAGCTACGGAATTGGCCCGGCACGTGTGGTCGCAGCTGTAGTCGAACAGCTCGCCGACGCTGCAGGGATCGTCTGGCCTAAGGCAATTGCTCCGTTCCACGTTCACCTCGTCGTTCTGGGCAAAGACCCGGAGGGGCCTGAGCGCGTGGCCGCCAACAACCTTTACGAAGAGCTCATCGAGGCTGGGCTCGAGGTGATCTACGACGACCGCTCCGCCGGTCCGGGCGTGAAATTCGCTGATGCCGAACTGCTCGGCTGCCCGATTCGCATAACGCTGGGCGCGCGCAGTCTCGAATCCGGTGAGCTCGAGCTTCAGATCCGTCGTGGCCAGGAAAACAAATCGATTCCGATCGAGGGCGCGGTGAAGGCGATCCAGGCCGAGCTCGACGCGGTCGACTGA
- the tadA gene encoding Flp pilus assembly complex ATPase component TadA, giving the protein MAPARNETPPRPVDDPGGTPQITSDTPPSHQHLQSLVGRRIGEIVVALGFATEAQVQAAVVEAGETGRATGRVLFDHGTINKNQLAQAIAARTQISYIDLRNLELDERALNAIDGDTAARYRAVPVKYVDDDTLLVAISEPANVLAVDDIALMTGLNVRAALTTEEQLEELLSRLSRSDVERASRTAVRQAGNLASGESSDAEDEAASANLLESVLTNSLRQRASDIHLETLDDQTVRVRYRIDGITHDSTKVAAQLALRMFARIKLMAGMDISLRHVPQDGRANYGPEGAQVTLRVATLPTIHGESAAIRILDRKNVPPLDRLGLDPVGLARFMRALHKPHGAILATGPTGSGKTTTLYAALSELNTSERTIITIEDPVEYPLAGIRQVQVATKRGLTFSSGLRTMLRSDPDVVMVGEIRDHETAKIGVEAALTGRLVLTTLHTNNAASAVTRLTEMGVERYLVASSIECVVASRLARKLCAECRKPVTIDETAMREAGYADAAIEAFEGYEAVGCARCAQTGYRGRTGIFEVLSIDDRIRELLLDRFPARAIEDAARENGMVTLSESAFERVRQGVISLAEAARITTTD; this is encoded by the coding sequence ATGGCTCCGGCCCGCAACGAAACCCCGCCCCGCCCGGTCGATGACCCTGGCGGAACTCCTCAGATCACGTCAGACACTCCGCCTTCGCACCAGCACCTGCAGTCGCTTGTGGGCCGGCGCATAGGTGAGATCGTTGTCGCGCTCGGGTTCGCCACAGAAGCGCAGGTTCAGGCCGCGGTAGTTGAAGCCGGCGAGACCGGTCGCGCAACGGGTCGCGTTCTGTTCGACCATGGAACGATCAACAAGAATCAGCTAGCGCAGGCGATTGCTGCGCGCACCCAGATTTCCTATATCGACCTGCGCAACCTCGAGCTGGACGAGCGGGCGCTGAATGCGATCGATGGCGACACCGCAGCGCGCTACCGCGCTGTGCCGGTCAAATACGTCGACGACGACACACTCCTTGTGGCCATCTCGGAACCCGCAAACGTCCTGGCGGTGGATGACATTGCGTTGATGACAGGGCTGAATGTGCGCGCCGCCCTCACAACAGAAGAGCAGCTGGAAGAGTTGCTCTCGCGCCTCAGCCGAAGCGACGTCGAACGAGCATCTCGCACCGCCGTGAGGCAGGCCGGAAACCTCGCGAGCGGAGAGTCCTCCGACGCCGAAGACGAGGCTGCCTCGGCGAATCTGCTCGAGTCAGTTCTCACCAACTCCTTGCGCCAGCGAGCGTCCGACATCCACCTGGAGACGCTCGATGACCAGACCGTGCGCGTGAGGTACCGGATCGACGGGATCACCCACGACAGCACGAAGGTCGCGGCTCAGCTCGCGCTTCGGATGTTCGCGCGGATCAAGCTGATGGCGGGGATGGACATTTCCCTGCGGCACGTGCCTCAGGATGGACGTGCCAATTACGGCCCCGAGGGCGCTCAGGTGACCCTCCGCGTTGCAACTTTGCCGACAATTCATGGAGAGTCGGCAGCGATTCGAATTCTCGACCGCAAGAACGTGCCGCCGCTGGATCGCCTCGGGCTTGATCCAGTCGGTCTCGCCAGATTCATGCGCGCGTTGCACAAACCCCATGGCGCGATCCTCGCCACAGGTCCGACCGGCTCCGGCAAGACCACCACGCTGTATGCGGCGCTCTCCGAGCTGAATACCTCCGAGCGTACGATCATCACGATTGAAGACCCCGTCGAGTATCCGTTGGCGGGAATTCGCCAGGTTCAGGTCGCCACGAAGCGCGGGCTCACATTTTCGTCAGGTCTGCGTACGATGCTGAGGTCGGATCCGGACGTGGTGATGGTCGGCGAAATACGCGACCACGAGACCGCGAAGATCGGAGTAGAGGCGGCTCTCACCGGGCGCCTCGTCCTCACTACGTTGCACACCAACAACGCTGCCTCCGCTGTCACCCGACTCACCGAAATGGGCGTAGAGCGCTATCTGGTGGCGTCTTCGATCGAGTGTGTCGTTGCGAGCCGCCTGGCGCGAAAACTCTGCGCGGAGTGCCGCAAGCCGGTCACGATTGATGAAACCGCAATGCGCGAGGCCGGTTACGCCGACGCGGCGATCGAAGCCTTTGAAGGCTACGAAGCCGTAGGTTGCGCACGTTGTGCTCAGACGGGATACCGCGGGCGTACCGGAATCTTTGAAGTCCTTTCTATCGACGACCGGATTCGCGAGCTGTTGCTCGATCGGTTCCCGGCGAGGGCGATTGAGGACGCGGCGCGTGAAAACGGAATGGTCACTCTTTCGGAGTCAGCATTCGAGCGGGTCCGTCAAGGCGTCATTTCGCTTGCAGAAGCGGCACGGATCACAACTACGGATTGA
- a CDS encoding PaaI family thioesterase, with the protein MNDHPQPILPLDQDLNSALGFHVDAVEVGRVTGHFAVENQVRQPFGIVHGGAHAAFAETLASVGTFRAVAESGNVAMGMSNNTTFLRSVNSGVIHAEAIALSQGKTTWVWDVTLKDEQDRVCAVSRVTIAVRERRRA; encoded by the coding sequence ATGAACGATCATCCGCAGCCAATACTTCCGCTCGATCAGGACCTCAACTCCGCGCTCGGCTTTCACGTCGACGCAGTGGAGGTCGGTCGCGTGACCGGTCACTTCGCAGTTGAGAACCAGGTGCGCCAGCCGTTCGGCATCGTCCATGGCGGCGCACATGCAGCGTTCGCTGAAACGCTCGCCTCCGTCGGTACGTTCCGTGCAGTCGCCGAATCGGGCAACGTCGCGATGGGCATGAGCAACAACACAACGTTTCTCCGCTCCGTCAACTCCGGCGTCATTCACGCCGAGGCGATAGCGCTGAGCCAGGGCAAGACAACCTGGGTCTGGGACGTGACGCTCAAGGACGAACAAGATCGCGTGTGCGCGGTGAGTCGCGTGACGATCGCAGTTCGCGAGCGCCGCAGGGCATAG